The proteins below are encoded in one region of Streptomyces marianii:
- a CDS encoding sensor histidine kinase, with protein MPQMRLDELLDELQARINAARGTRDRVHSLLEVVVSVGRELDLSQVLRRIAEAAAQLVDAQYAALGVIGPDGRTLSQFLTAGLTEEETARIGPLPAGHGLLGELIRNPESLRLSDLGAHPASYGFPAHHPPMRTFLGVPIRVRDEVFGNLYLTDKRGGRDFDAEDEAVISTLSVAAGVAIDNARLYEASQRQQRWLQANAEITKSLLSGKPRLEVLELIARRAREITDARVADVSVPVAGTDDLLVELAIGGDHDTRRGLVVPAEGTLSGAAYQAGTPVTTAGLADDARCTAGSRHFEGLGPAVAVPLGTAAKDTRGVLLLARAVGDPAFTEWELQPLLAFAGQAALALELAERRRDAEHLALLEDRDRIARDLHDLAIQRLFATGMTLQSAARLVEHAGAAERVQRAVGDLDETIKIIRSTIFGLRAREDETEPSLRARVARAVGEAGAALGFPPRLSMEGLLDTDVPPAVADHVMAALGEALSNAARHAQAARVEVSLQATADEVVLTVTDDGKGIPADGRRSGLRNLAERASSMGGTLDIRTPAEGGSRLVWRAPFAAGNAG; from the coding sequence ATGCCCCAGATGCGGCTCGACGAGCTGCTCGACGAGCTGCAGGCGCGCATCAACGCGGCCCGCGGCACGCGCGACCGGGTGCACAGTCTCCTGGAGGTCGTGGTCTCGGTGGGCCGCGAGCTCGATCTCTCCCAGGTGCTGCGGCGCATCGCGGAAGCCGCCGCTCAGCTGGTCGACGCGCAGTACGCGGCTCTGGGCGTGATCGGCCCGGACGGCCGGACGCTGTCGCAGTTCCTCACCGCCGGGCTGACGGAGGAGGAGACCGCCCGGATCGGTCCGCTGCCGGCCGGACACGGGCTGCTCGGTGAGCTGATCCGCAACCCCGAGTCCCTCCGCCTCTCCGATCTCGGCGCCCACCCGGCGTCGTACGGCTTCCCCGCACATCACCCGCCGATGCGTACGTTCCTCGGTGTGCCGATCCGGGTGCGCGACGAGGTGTTCGGCAACCTCTACCTGACCGACAAGCGCGGCGGCCGGGACTTCGACGCGGAGGACGAGGCGGTGATCTCCACGCTCTCCGTGGCCGCCGGTGTGGCCATCGACAACGCCCGGCTGTACGAGGCGTCGCAGCGCCAGCAGCGGTGGCTGCAGGCGAATGCGGAGATCACCAAGAGCCTGCTCTCGGGCAAACCCCGGCTCGAGGTCCTGGAACTGATCGCCCGTCGTGCACGGGAGATCACCGACGCCCGCGTCGCCGACGTGTCCGTGCCCGTCGCCGGTACCGACGACCTGCTCGTCGAGCTGGCCATCGGCGGCGACCACGACACGCGCCGGGGCTTGGTGGTGCCGGCCGAAGGCACCCTGTCGGGCGCCGCCTACCAGGCGGGTACGCCGGTGACCACGGCGGGACTGGCCGATGACGCCCGCTGCACCGCAGGATCCCGGCACTTCGAGGGACTGGGGCCGGCCGTGGCCGTACCCCTGGGCACGGCGGCCAAGGACACCCGAGGAGTCCTGCTCCTGGCGCGCGCCGTCGGCGATCCGGCCTTCACCGAGTGGGAGCTGCAGCCCCTGCTGGCCTTCGCCGGACAGGCCGCGCTGGCGCTGGAGCTGGCCGAGCGCCGACGTGACGCCGAGCACCTCGCGCTGCTGGAGGACCGTGACCGTATTGCCCGTGACCTGCACGACCTGGCCATCCAACGGCTGTTCGCCACCGGTATGACACTGCAGAGTGCCGCGCGTCTCGTCGAGCACGCCGGCGCTGCGGAGCGTGTGCAGCGCGCGGTCGGGGACCTGGACGAAACCATCAAGATCATCCGGTCCACGATCTTCGGCCTGCGGGCGCGCGAGGACGAGACCGAGCCGAGTCTGCGCGCGCGCGTCGCCCGCGCCGTCGGCGAAGCCGGAGCGGCGCTGGGATTCCCGCCACGCCTGAGTATGGAGGGCCTGCTGGACACGGACGTCCCCCCTGCGGTGGCCGACCACGTCATGGCGGCTCTCGGCGAAGCACTGAGCAACGCCGCCCGGCACGCGCAAGCGGCGCGCGTGGAGGTTTCCCTGCAGGCCACGGCGGACGAGGTCGTCCTCACCGTGACCGACGACGGGAAGGGGATACCGGCCGACGGCAGGCGCAGCGGACTGCGCAACCTCGCCGAACGCGCCAGCAGCATGGGCGGCACCCTGGACATCCGAACCCCGGCCGAGGGCGGCAGCCGGCTCGTATGGCGGGCCCCGTTCGCCGCCGGCAACGCGGGATGA
- a CDS encoding pyridoxamine 5'-phosphate oxidase family protein — MDDEATQRTGGSRLTVAPRRMTRLDRVEALGLLGTVSLGRIVFTERALPAVRPVNHLMDGEDIIVQLHEGGTLASIVAPTDEAGVVVAYEADVIDPDTHLGWSVVVTGYAHRVTDDEELARYAARLRPWVVHPVMNAALRIRPDLVTGSRLTA; from the coding sequence ATGGACGACGAAGCCACGCAGCGAACAGGGGGGAGCCGCCTCACGGTGGCACCCCGGCGCATGACGCGACTCGACCGCGTCGAGGCTCTGGGCCTGCTCGGCACCGTGTCGCTCGGGCGCATCGTCTTCACCGAACGGGCCCTGCCGGCTGTCCGCCCGGTCAACCACCTCATGGACGGCGAGGACATCATCGTCCAGCTGCACGAAGGCGGCACGCTCGCCTCGATCGTGGCGCCCACCGACGAGGCCGGCGTGGTCGTGGCCTACGAGGCCGACGTCATCGACCCCGACACCCATCTCGGCTGGAGCGTCGTCGTCACCGGCTACGCCCACCGGGTCACGGACGACGAGGAACTCGCCCGCTACGCGGCAAGGCTCCGCCCGTGGGTGGTGCATCCCGTGATGAACGCGGCGCTGCGCATCCGGCCCGACCTGGTCACGGGTTCGAGGCTCACGGCCTGA
- a CDS encoding STAS domain-containing protein: MASTTLTTTAVNDGTTIAALSGELDIATAGQVELDLAHLVVGMVRELRLDLSAVTFCDSSGADLFVRVHRQCAATGVRLHLCAVPHPCATVFRVLGVDDTVPCSFA, from the coding sequence ATGGCTTCGACCACCCTGACCACGACGGCAGTGAACGACGGCACCACGATCGCCGCCCTCTCCGGCGAGCTCGACATAGCCACCGCCGGACAAGTCGAGCTGGATCTGGCTCACTTGGTCGTCGGCATGGTCCGCGAACTGCGCCTGGACCTGTCGGCCGTCACGTTCTGCGACAGCTCCGGAGCCGACCTGTTCGTACGGGTGCATCGACAATGTGCGGCGACGGGCGTGCGACTTCACCTGTGCGCTGTGCCGCACCCTTGTGCGACGGTGTTCCGCGTGCTCGGCGTGGACGACACCGTCCCCTGTTCCTTTGCCTGA
- a CDS encoding response regulator, whose translation MTDSSGGPIEKDAVKVFLLDDHEVVRRGVHDLLDAEPGLTVVGEAATAEQALVRVPALRPQVAVLDVRLPDGDGVSVCRELRSRMPDLACLMLTSFDDEEALLDAIMAGASGYVLKQITGTDLVHAVRTVASGQSMLDPGATARVMARLRGETGQDEQPQGLPALTDREREILALVGEGLTNREIGKQLYLAEKTVKNNISRLLAKLGVERRVQAAVIATQALAAHGGQAGAASPAREPRSRH comes from the coding sequence ATGACGGACAGCAGTGGCGGACCCATCGAGAAGGACGCGGTCAAGGTGTTCCTCCTGGACGACCACGAGGTGGTGCGCCGCGGAGTGCACGACCTGCTGGACGCCGAGCCCGGCCTGACCGTGGTCGGCGAAGCGGCCACCGCCGAACAGGCGCTGGTGCGGGTGCCGGCGCTGCGCCCGCAGGTCGCCGTACTGGACGTGCGCCTCCCGGACGGCGACGGAGTGAGCGTGTGCCGCGAACTGCGCTCCCGGATGCCCGACCTGGCCTGCTTGATGCTCACCTCGTTCGACGACGAGGAGGCACTGCTGGACGCCATCATGGCCGGGGCGTCCGGCTACGTCCTCAAGCAGATCACCGGCACCGACCTCGTCCACGCCGTGCGGACGGTGGCCTCCGGCCAGTCCATGCTGGATCCCGGCGCCACGGCCCGCGTGATGGCACGTCTGCGGGGCGAGACCGGACAGGACGAACAGCCTCAGGGGCTCCCCGCGCTGACCGACCGCGAGCGGGAGATCCTGGCGCTCGTGGGCGAGGGACTGACCAACCGGGAGATAGGCAAGCAGCTCTACCTGGCGGAGAAGACCGTGAAGAACAACATCTCCCGGTTGCTGGCAAAGCTGGGTGTGGAGCGGCGGGTCCAGGCCGCCGTCATCGCCACGCAGGCACTTGCGGCTCACGGAGGCCAGGCGGGCGCGGCCTCCCCGGCGCGTGAGCCCCGCTCACGGCACTGA
- a CDS encoding universal stress protein yields the protein MTRPVTVGVDGSREGLAAADWAAREASLRGVPLRIVHAWLWQPLDVPVVQDRKVQADAANAVLLEAETHVSDRYPDLSVTAEVVPDTAVSALLFEAERAGMLVIGSRGHGAIAGFLLGSYGQQVLASATRPVVSVRARDGQHEPEGGEVVVGQQGGAEDSDAVLEFAFEAAAARGAAVRAVRAWSLPPIFAYSPGSMRLADEAGGLEPFERKTLEQALAPWREKFPTVPVIAHVEIGSAGQVLLSAAARAQLLVLGRRERRSPVGTRIGSVAHAALHHARCPVALVPHA from the coding sequence ATGACTCGCCCTGTCACTGTAGGAGTGGACGGATCCCGGGAGGGCCTGGCCGCCGCTGACTGGGCAGCCCGCGAGGCCTCGCTCCGCGGCGTGCCCCTGCGCATCGTGCACGCCTGGCTCTGGCAGCCCTTGGACGTCCCCGTCGTCCAGGACAGGAAAGTGCAGGCCGACGCCGCCAACGCCGTTCTGCTGGAGGCCGAGACACACGTGTCCGACCGGTATCCGGACCTCTCGGTCACAGCCGAAGTGGTGCCCGATACGGCAGTTTCCGCCCTGCTCTTTGAGGCTGAGCGGGCCGGCATGCTGGTCATCGGATCGCGCGGGCACGGGGCGATCGCCGGGTTCCTGCTCGGCTCGTACGGTCAGCAGGTGCTCGCGAGCGCGACGCGCCCTGTGGTGTCGGTCCGGGCCCGCGACGGGCAGCATGAGCCGGAAGGCGGGGAGGTCGTCGTGGGCCAGCAGGGTGGGGCCGAGGACAGTGACGCCGTACTGGAGTTCGCCTTCGAGGCTGCTGCGGCACGAGGAGCGGCCGTGCGAGCGGTGAGGGCCTGGAGCCTGCCGCCCATCTTTGCCTACAGCCCGGGTTCGATGCGCCTCGCCGATGAGGCGGGAGGGCTGGAACCGTTCGAGAGGAAGACGCTGGAGCAGGCGCTCGCTCCGTGGCGGGAGAAGTTCCCCACCGTGCCGGTGATCGCGCACGTGGAGATCGGAAGCGCGGGGCAGGTGTTGCTGTCGGCCGCCGCCCGGGCGCAGCTGCTCGTGCTCGGCCGCCGGGAACGCCGCTCCCCCGTCGGTACCCGCATCGGGTCGGTGGCCCATGCCGCTCTGCATCATGCCCGCTGCCCCGTCGCACTGGTGCCGCACGCCTGA
- a CDS encoding DUF1540 domain-containing protein, translated as MGTAPVMQLPVINECTAENCAYNTDHTCHAVAITIGDIHDPVCDTYVSADAKGGEPSATGRVGACKMADCRHNIGLECHAPAITVGYQHDEIDCLTYAPA; from the coding sequence ATGGGAACCGCGCCCGTCATGCAGTTGCCCGTCATCAACGAATGCACGGCCGAGAACTGCGCCTACAACACCGACCACACCTGCCACGCCGTGGCCATCACCATCGGGGACATCCACGACCCCGTCTGCGACACGTACGTGAGCGCGGACGCGAAGGGCGGGGAACCGTCCGCCACCGGACGAGTCGGCGCCTGCAAGATGGCCGACTGCCGGCACAACATCGGTCTCGAATGCCACGCACCCGCCATCACCGTCGGCTACCAGCACGACGAGATCGACTGCCTCACCTACGCGCCGGCCTGA